The following are encoded together in the Mycosarcoma maydis chromosome 4, whole genome shotgun sequence genome:
- a CDS encoding uncharacterized protein (related to TR4 orphan receptor associated protein TRA16) gives MTIAPTLSAPSVDAGATLHNILTHQVKVKVSSGTSKDARSMLDGSAETCWTSENVAPNSDASCAVHVISFKLAHSISIAKLHTLALTFAGGFSPISLNILASEDGKVWSNVLERLFPIDTNARQFFHIQGLQDLQTSWLRFELQGSTDEYGRVIVYQAEMFATC, from the coding sequence ATGACGATTGCGCCGACACTGAGCGCACCCTCGGTGGACGCAGGCGCTACGCTGCACAACATCCTCACCCACCAAGTCAAAGTCAAAGTCTCGTCCGGTACATCCAAGGACGCCAGATCCATGCTCGATGGTTCCGCAGAAACCTGCTGGACCTCGGAGAACGTTGCGCCCAACAGCGATGCGTCTTGTGCGGTCCACGTCATCTCATTTAAACTTGCacactcgatctcgataGCAAAACTGCACACGTTGGCGCTCACGTTTGCAGGAGGCTTCAGCCCAATCTCGCTCAATATCTTGGCATCGGAAGATGGCAAGGTGTGGTCCAACGTGTTGGAACGACTGTTTCCGATAGATACAAATGCAAGACAGTTCTTCCACATCCAAGGACTGCAAGATCTGCAAACAAGCTGgttgcgcttcgagctccaGGGTAGCACCGACGAGTATGGGAGGGTAATCGTGTATCAGGCTGAGATGTTTGCTACATGCTAA